From Quercus lobata isolate SW786 chromosome 1, ValleyOak3.0 Primary Assembly, whole genome shotgun sequence, one genomic window encodes:
- the LOC115961045 gene encoding probable acyl-activating enzyme 17, peroxisomal isoform X2 codes for MAGYDWSAIRCFGSTGEASNVDVDEYLWLMGRACYRPIIEYCGGTEIGGGFITGSFLQAQSLAAFSTPAMGCSLFILGSDGYPIPENVPGIGELALSPLMFGSSNKLLNADHHDVYFNAMFGRFEREESSGEESRNE; via the exons ATGGCTGGCTATGATTGGTCTGCCATCCG TTGCTTTGGCTCCACTGGTGAGGCATCtaatgttgatgttgatgaatACCTATGGCTGATGGGGAGAGCGTGCTACAGGCCTATCATTGAATATTGTGGTGGCACGGAGATTGGCGGTGGATTTATTACTGGTTCATTTTTGCAGGCTCAATCATTGGCTGCTTTTAGCACACCAGCTATGGGTTGCAGTTTGTTTATTCTTGGCAGCGATGGTTATCCCATT CCAGAGAATGTACCCGGGATTGGTGAATTGGCACTTAGTCCCCTCATGTTTGGTTCTTCTAATAAACTGCTGAATGCTGACCATCATGATGTCTACTTTAATGCTATGTTTGGAagatttgagagagaggagagtagTGGAGAGGAGAGTAGAAATGAATGA
- the LOC115955717 gene encoding uncharacterized protein LOC115955717 yields the protein MTTTNDIQEEEPPTTTLEKQVKTLATVVERLTRQNCDLEEDKYCRFHHDHGHDTTNCYDLKQQIEALIRQGKLQKFVSKEKTDPLPQDQHPQRDNERLRPPIGDIRMIVGGTAVVGSSKKARKTYLRMVQNVKSYLRMVQNVQLTGVVPKIARREGPIIGFSEEDTRRLHHPHDDALVVSLRVEEYNMHRVLVDNGSLADILYYLAFQQMGIDRERLISTNAPLVGFGGSRVFPLGAVTLSVMVGDYPQQITKDVTFLVVDCSSAYNAILGRPALNSWKTITSTYHLMIKFPTDYEVRELRGSQMAVRECYVAMMEMKDQVQVLSIEEHRTITEPVEKLEEIPLENFDPG from the exons ATGACAACCACCAACGACATTCAAGAAGAGGAACCACCCACGACCACCCTCGAGAAGCAAGTTAAGACTCTCGCCACGGTTGTGGAACGCCTCACCAGACAAAATTGTGACCTGGAAGA GGATAAGTATTGTCGTTTCCACCACGACCATGGTCACGATACAACTAATTGCTATGACCTAAAGCAGCAGATTGAagcccttatcagacaaggaaaacTGCAGAAGTTCGTTAGCAAGGAGAAAACGGATCCACTCCCACAAGACCAACACCCCCAACGGGATAATGAGCGACTAAGGCCCCCGataggggacataaggatgatcgtaggaggaacAGCTGTTGTCGGGTCATCAAAAAAGGCTCGCAAAACctaccttcggatggtacaaaatgtcAAAAGctaccttcggatggtacaaaatgttcagctgactGGAGTTGTACCGAAGATAGCACGAAGAGAAGGCCCCATAATCGGGTTCTCAGAAGAGGATACAcgacgccttcaccatccacatgacgatgcgctcGTCGTCAGCTTACGGGTAGAAGAATATAATATGCACCGGGTGTTGGTCGACAACGGCAGTTTAGCAGATATTTTATACTACCTAGCGTTTCAGCAGATGGGGATCGACAGGGAGCGATTGATTTCGACAAATGCCCCACTCGTAGGCTTCGGAGGGAGCCGGGTATTCCCCTTGGGCGCGGTCACATTATCCGTAATGGTAGGCGATTACCCTCAGCAGATAACCAAGGACGtaacattcttggtggtcgactGCTCGTCtgcctacaacgctatcctcggACGACCCGCGCTCAATTCATGGAAGACGATAACTTCAACCTACCACCTAATGATTAAGTTCCCTACTGACTACGAAGTAAGGGAGCTACGCGGAAGTCAAATGGCCGTGCGCGAATGCTACgtagccatgatggaaatgaAGGATCAGGTTCAGGTTTTGAGTATAGAAGAGCACCGGACGATAACGGAGCCAGTAGAGAAGCTAGAAGAGATACCCCTTGAAAATTTCGATCCTGGCTGA
- the LOC115961045 gene encoding probable acyl-activating enzyme 17, peroxisomal isoform X1 has translation MFQAVFVILKCGSCFGSTGEASNVDVDEYLWLMGRACYRPIIEYCGGTEIGGGFITGSFLQAQSLAAFSTPAMGCSLFILGSDGYPIPENVPGIGELALSPLMFGSSNKLLNADHHDVYFNAMFGRFEREESSGEESRNE, from the exons ATGTTTCAAGCtgtatttgtaattttgaaatgtggCAGTTGCTTTGGCTCCACTGGTGAGGCATCtaatgttgatgttgatgaatACCTATGGCTGATGGGGAGAGCGTGCTACAGGCCTATCATTGAATATTGTGGTGGCACGGAGATTGGCGGTGGATTTATTACTGGTTCATTTTTGCAGGCTCAATCATTGGCTGCTTTTAGCACACCAGCTATGGGTTGCAGTTTGTTTATTCTTGGCAGCGATGGTTATCCCATT CCAGAGAATGTACCCGGGATTGGTGAATTGGCACTTAGTCCCCTCATGTTTGGTTCTTCTAATAAACTGCTGAATGCTGACCATCATGATGTCTACTTTAATGCTATGTTTGGAagatttgagagagaggagagtagTGGAGAGGAGAGTAGAAATGAATGA
- the LOC115961181 gene encoding probable acyl-activating enzyme 17, peroxisomal, giving the protein MPLWKGRVLRRHGDVFERTSRGYYHAHGRADDTMSLGGIKVSSVGIERICNAADNSVLETAAIGVPPSGGGPEQLVIAVVFKDSENRMADLNQLRTSFNSAVQKKLNPLFRVSQVVPLSSLPRTAPNMVMRRVLRQQLTQGARNPKL; this is encoded by the exons ATGCCCCTTTGGAAAGGAAGG GTATTACGGAGGCATGGGGATGTGTTTGAGCGTACATCTAGAGGATACTATCATGCACATGGTCGTGCAGATGATACAATGAGTCTTGGAGGTATCAAG GTGAGTTCTGTTGGAATTGAACGCATATGTAATGCAGCCGATAACAGTGTCCTTGAGACAGCTGCCATTGGGGTGCCTCCTTCTGGAGGAGGGCCTGAGCAGTTGGTAATTGCTGTTGTATTCAAGGATTCAGAAAACAGGATGGCTGACTTAAATCAGTTGAGGACATCTTTCAACTCAGCAGTGCAGAAAAAACTAAATCCTTTATTCAGG GTTTCTCAAGTTGtgcctctctcctctcttccaAGGACAGCACCAAATATGGTTATGAGAAGGGTTTTGAGGCAGCAACTTACTCAAGGTGCCCGAAATCCTAAGTTATGA